A stretch of Novipirellula artificiosorum DNA encodes these proteins:
- a CDS encoding helix-turn-helix domain-containing protein: protein MATLIPENFETVAPTEAEALLARESSRLLAAHKIGTRSSVRIQLLDDGEEAESLAVPASALRLFLHLLTEMSQGNAVTLIPTHAELTTQQAADLLNVSRPYVVKLLDEGKIPSRTVGKYRRVRFDDLMAYKRKDDEARANVLDQLTAEGQELGIGY, encoded by the coding sequence ATGGCCACATTGATTCCTGAAAACTTCGAGACGGTTGCACCAACCGAGGCCGAGGCGCTGCTCGCCCGCGAATCCAGCCGCCTTCTGGCGGCTCATAAAATCGGCACGCGATCTAGCGTTCGCATCCAACTTCTCGATGATGGCGAAGAAGCCGAATCACTCGCCGTTCCGGCATCCGCGTTGCGATTATTTCTGCATTTGCTCACTGAAATGTCGCAGGGGAACGCTGTCACGTTAATACCGACCCATGCAGAACTGACCACCCAACAAGCCGCAGACCTGCTCAACGTGTCCCGGCCTTATGTCGTGAAGCTACTCGACGAAGGAAAGATCCCTTCCCGCACCGTCGGAAAATATCGCCGCGTTCGCTTCGATGACCTCATGGCGTACAAGCGGAAGGATGATGAGGCTCGGGCCAATGTTCTGGACCAGTTAACCGCCGAGGGCCAGGAACTTGGGATAGGCTATTGA
- a CDS encoding PIN domain-containing protein, which produces MEQPVTAVYDANILYPAPLRDLFIRLAQAGLVQARWTETIHDEWMRNILKNNPQLASERLLRTRMLMNGAVRDCLVTGYEDLIESITLPDLDDRHVLAAAIRAGAKVIVTYNLKDFPQGMLTGFDIEAIHPDDFLVGLLDVAPGVVCAAVKRQRESLRNPPKTTEELLTTLESQGLTQAVARLRTFASLL; this is translated from the coding sequence ATGGAGCAACCCGTCACTGCCGTCTACGACGCGAACATTCTCTACCCGGCTCCCCTGCGAGATCTGTTCATCAGACTTGCGCAGGCGGGGCTTGTCCAGGCAAGATGGACGGAAACGATCCATGATGAGTGGATGCGGAATATCCTCAAAAATAATCCGCAGCTTGCGTCTGAGCGTTTGCTCCGAACCCGAATGCTGATGAACGGGGCTGTACGTGACTGCCTCGTTACCGGCTACGAAGACTTGATCGAGTCGATTACACTACCCGATCTGGACGACCGACATGTTTTGGCCGCCGCCATACGCGCCGGTGCCAAAGTCATCGTGACATACAATCTGAAAGACTTCCCGCAAGGTATGCTGACTGGATTCGACATTGAGGCAATCCACCCAGATGACTTTCTGGTTGGTCTGCTCGACGTGGCTCCAGGTGTGGTCTGCGCCGCAGTCAAAAGGCAGCGGGAAAGCCTTCGCAATCCGCCGAAGACCACCGAAGAGTTGCTCACCACTCTCGAAAGCCAAGGACTAACCCAAGCGGTTGCACGTCTCCGCACGTTCGCAAGTCTTCTTTGA
- a CDS encoding serine/threonine protein kinase produces MTGASANRNFPHITDYSIAGDQLFVVLSWVWGKTLDDYLRAIREKEIPRPVVPEVVRLIRGLSHGLSHLHRRTNLIHGDISPANIVLTSGTSQLVLVDFGSAWPIENSGNKDPGDGVTSPYAAPERLAGHAAEDFRSDQFSLAVVAYELLTMTIPFDQLGGQAGLPELIKQTEKNYLPPSKLLHRAGKLPRQSIKRLDEYFNTSLALHPDNRFPTHQAWLSAIDDLHRSLIPGKQLSAWEEAAISVVHKIAKLLGVSRH; encoded by the coding sequence ATGACCGGCGCATCCGCGAATCGGAATTTCCCACACATCACCGATTATTCGATTGCGGGAGACCAGCTTTTTGTTGTGCTCAGTTGGGTATGGGGAAAAACACTCGATGATTATCTGAGGGCAATTCGCGAAAAAGAAATTCCTCGTCCCGTGGTTCCTGAAGTCGTTCGTTTAATTCGCGGTTTATCTCACGGGTTGAGCCACCTTCATCGCCGCACCAATTTAATTCATGGCGATATTAGCCCAGCGAACATCGTTTTGACCTCGGGGACCAGTCAATTAGTTCTCGTCGATTTCGGCTCCGCATGGCCTATTGAAAATTCAGGCAATAAAGACCCTGGTGACGGAGTCACCTCGCCCTATGCCGCGCCGGAACGGCTCGCCGGTCATGCTGCCGAGGATTTTCGCAGTGACCAATTTTCGCTCGCCGTCGTCGCTTACGAATTATTGACGATGACAATTCCCTTTGATCAACTTGGCGGACAGGCGGGATTACCGGAATTGATCAAGCAAACCGAAAAGAATTATTTACCGCCGTCAAAATTACTGCATCGGGCAGGTAAATTACCTCGCCAATCAATCAAGCGTCTCGATGAATACTTCAATACCTCGCTCGCACTGCACCCTGACAACCGTTTTCCGACGCATCAGGCGTGGTTATCCGCAATCGACGACTTGCATCGGTCATTGATTCCCGGAAAGCAGTTGTCTGCATGGGAGGAGGCAGCGATCAGTGTCGTCCATAAAATCGCAAAACTCCTCGGTGTTTCCAGGCATTAA
- a CDS encoding PD-(D/E)XK nuclease family protein → MNSKVFEYQIDSRELEPYYSQYVRGRKSREPVSGEEVTTELAAETSPTIEEVPLTESDGPIEPETGLTAQTPPTEVEPETENNNDAKADTGRVREFVSVHDLGQFAFCRRAGVRAFEKDEREDEEDNGPRLTYLPNFDRDRIQAELSKQLRLLGMAMLYAAVAVAIMYVGIKQTDFLLFMAGFGILVLDLMWGGEVFWRLVILINRRHQADSPKPLKIDLLSTAPKYQRVNWWSALAAGYEPGTYQSPVRHPEWPLEGCPWRVLKHGSRRIPVIHSGAKNIAHGNGVLHDKHQCRVAAYCALLESMGNYDSPFGIVFPADSAKGIAMIVTPDLHEKVRKMLGDFLKTVELSENQLAEPKQPDDRSRCRGCSLGEPIEISKQEYKRETRNGVSVKVAQARNGKLYHCECGDRFGTIPPHAKSCRLGLVASVEEMSV, encoded by the coding sequence ATGAATAGCAAAGTCTTTGAATATCAGATCGATTCGCGTGAGCTGGAACCGTATTACTCGCAGTACGTGCGAGGTAGGAAGTCGCGAGAACCGGTAAGCGGCGAGGAGGTGACAACCGAGCTTGCTGCTGAAACGTCACCAACAATCGAGGAAGTTCCTTTAACGGAGTCCGACGGGCCGATTGAGCCGGAAACCGGACTCACCGCCCAGACGCCTCCGACGGAGGTAGAGCCGGAGACAGAAAACAATAACGACGCGAAGGCCGATACAGGCCGAGTACGCGAGTTTGTGAGTGTCCACGACCTCGGACAATTTGCTTTTTGCCGCCGAGCTGGCGTGAGGGCGTTTGAAAAAGACGAACGGGAAGACGAAGAAGATAACGGCCCCCGCTTGACCTACCTGCCCAACTTTGACCGTGACCGGATTCAGGCTGAGTTATCAAAACAGCTTCGTTTATTAGGCATGGCGATGCTCTACGCTGCCGTTGCCGTGGCGATAATGTACGTCGGCATTAAGCAAACTGATTTCCTGCTCTTCATGGCTGGTTTTGGCATCTTGGTGCTGGATCTCATGTGGGGTGGCGAAGTTTTTTGGCGGCTTGTGATTCTGATCAATCGCAGGCATCAAGCCGACTCACCGAAGCCGCTTAAAATTGATTTATTATCGACTGCACCAAAGTATCAGCGAGTGAATTGGTGGTCAGCACTCGCTGCTGGATATGAGCCTGGAACCTATCAATCACCGGTTCGACACCCCGAATGGCCCTTGGAAGGATGTCCGTGGCGAGTGTTAAAGCATGGCAGCAGGAGAATCCCGGTCATCCACAGCGGGGCAAAAAATATTGCCCACGGCAATGGCGTCCTGCATGACAAACATCAATGTCGAGTGGCGGCGTACTGTGCCCTGCTGGAATCGATGGGGAATTACGATTCACCGTTCGGTATTGTCTTTCCCGCTGATTCGGCCAAAGGGATCGCAATGATCGTAACACCCGATTTGCACGAGAAGGTCAGGAAAATGCTTGGCGATTTCCTGAAGACGGTTGAGTTGAGCGAAAATCAGCTTGCTGAACCGAAGCAACCCGATGACCGTTCACGTTGTCGCGGCTGTTCCCTTGGTGAGCCCATTGAGATTTCTAAGCAGGAATACAAGCGAGAAACGAGAAATGGAGTTTCCGTGAAGGTGGCTCAGGCAAGAAATGGCAAGCTCTATCACTGCGAATGCGGCGACCGATTTGGAACAATTCCACCACACGCCAAGTCGTGCCGCTTGGGACTGGTGGCGTCCGTCGAAGAAATGTCGGTTTAA